In Drosophila pseudoobscura strain MV-25-SWS-2005 chromosome 4, UCI_Dpse_MV25, whole genome shotgun sequence, the following proteins share a genomic window:
- the LOC4816100 gene encoding uncharacterized protein, whose product MAERVGGPLNLYMFVLHTGLLMSFFIMSGIMQWMLLCIYMKHGHIVYTMILFFAALLLLTCIHFSEFLKYGKPWNYIAILTCYELLTLGVTSFIVDSSAGAAIGVIMGAILVWGAILAGCYAIIRFVKYPNPYILGGAGVVGLMISITMVAVDQVLDSRVCGEIALFIVLLSVITMLVSHVLMTYDSRDVLTKALQIRGMYYRSHCEARNRGYRGGNIFLQTCMGN is encoded by the exons ATGGCCGAACGAGTTGGAGGACCCTTGAACTTGTACATGTTTGTGTTGCACACTGGCCTCCTGATGTCATTCTTTATTATGAGCGGCATTATGCAATGGATGCTCCTTTGCATATACATGAAGCATGGACATATCGTGTACACGATGATTTTATTCTTCGCCGCTCTGTTGCTGCTCACCTGCATACACTTTAGCGAGTTCCTCAAGTACGGCAAGCCATGGAACTACATCGCCATTCTCACTTGCTACGAACTATTGACCCTGGGAGTCACTAGCTTCATTGTGGACAGTAGCGCTGGCGCCGCGATAGGTGTCATTATGGGTGCAATTTTAGTCTGGGGTGCAATTCTGGCGGGATGCTATGCCATCATTCGTTTTGTCAAGTATCCCAATCCCTACATATTGGGCGGCGCTGGCGTTGTGGGTCTGATGATCTCCATTACCATGGTGGCCGTCGATCAGGTCCTGGATTCCAGGGTTTGCGGGGAAATAGCCCTGTTCATTGTGTTGCTAAGTGTCATCACCATGCTGGTCTCCCATGTGCTGATGACCTACGACAGCAGAGACGTACTCACGAAG GCGCTACAAATACGTGGAATGTACTACAGAAGTCACTGTGAAGCGCGCAATCGAGGCTACAGAGGCGGTAACATATTTCTACAAACCTGCATGGGAAATTGA